CTTGAAGCAGGCTGCCCACACCTGTGTCTTTTACCAAATGCCAGATACGATCAAATGTTAATTATGAAGTACTGCAGCAAATTatgtatgaaattatttttttttccaccagtcAAATTGAATCCATTCTACTGAATGCATGAAATACAAGTATGAGTTTTTTTTGTAATCCTATCTTGGATGGTAGGGCTAAAGACACAATTAAGATGTACTGGTTTTGAACCTCTCTCGTACACTTGCTAAAGTAATATAATCTGTGAAACTAACTGCCACAGGACATGAACTGTAAAAAGTGCCTGAAAATTGCCATACTAAATGGGTTTAATTGCATTAAGCCTTCAGTTCTTGTGAGAAAAAGCAGTGACTGATATGCCTTTGCTAATGGACTTTGTTCTCTTGTTCTGCTAACCTAACATTTCTAGATACTATCTTTCAGGTACATAGCTACCGAGTCCTTCTCTCATCTAATTatctgtcattttccttttatttctgttttctcatgtcTGACAGGAGACGAACATGGCCTAATGCAAGTACTGACGTGAGGATCATCCCTACCATTTTTTTATCGGATTGCTGTTACTAGCCTTTTCATAGTCTTCACAGCTACCTCTAATCCTGAAGTGTTATTTTGCTTCAACAATCATGTGTAAGTTCTACATTCATCAGCCAAACTGAACAGGGTTATATCCCAACTAATTGGTACTATTTCAACTTAGATTCTGTCTAAAGCTCTCCCACAAAgaagcttcttaaaaaaaaaaaaaaaaaaaaaaaaaaaaaaaagtgttttattaagACTTGAAAACATTACCTTACATATGCGCTTTGCTCTCTGTAAACTGAAGATTCTCCAGTCAGCCTATTGGTAAAAGGGAACACTGCGTCTCATGAAGCAGCTTATTTGCTGCAGCTACTCAACCATTCACCACCACCTTCCTTTGCAATTTTGAtggctctgctctctgcatctCCAGTTGCTGTAGGAGTATTCTGGGAATAATTACAGCAGTTTGACTAGCTTTACCAGAGCAGCTTGACTAGCTTTACCAGAACCGACAACTTATGGCACTCAAGTCTTCTCACTGCAAGCAATAGGACAGCCCAAGAAGAGGTGCAGGTggatcacaaaacaaaaccaagacatTAACAATAACCACGGAGCCTCGATTTTCTGCTCTGTGACAGAAAGTAACAGTCTAgagctgctttattttgctcAAGTTGGTCACAGCCAAGAATACAACCATACTAGCTAAAAACAGTTAACACAAGAGGTGGCCTAGGAACCATGACCTGCATCTCTTTCTCATCATGCTGGATACCAGCAGAGGAGTTGAGTAAAACCCTTGGCTGCTCTCTACTCCCACAGCAGTGGCATGTAGGCTCCTTGAATTTACTCTGTGCAGGGGGGCAAAAGAGGATTAAATTCTATTCCAGAGGATGATTTTGCTCCCCTTGCCCTTCTGTAACATTGCGAGAGAGTAATAAACCAACATAATATTACATGAAGTGCCACAGGAAAACCTATCTCACGTGCTAtctcctgcccttcctcagGGAAAAAGAAGTCTGTGTTCTGCAACACATTAAGCAGACATTCTTGCTGCTGTAGTTCCAGTCTCAGGGGAAATGAGTTATCAACTCTAAACCTGTCACTGCACTGAAGAAATACAATCTTAGCATGCTTTGGAACACTCTGGTTTGGTGGACGGTTGTAGTTTGGTTTTGTAGctgctattttaaaagagaCCTGCTATCATTACTTACTACACTTGCTACTTTTGAATAAACATTTGGGGTTtaccagccaaaaaaaaaatacgaaGAAAGTGGGCAAAGACAAATTATCTATTTCTAAGGGCAAAAATTAAGATCTTCATGCAGCTTCCCTTAGCTAAGAATTAGGCATTTATTTCCACTCTTGGCAAGAATTAAGGAGTGGCAGAGACCTTATATCTTAATCTGCTACTTGTAATTTCTACCAGTAAAACACAtaggtttggaaaaaaaaatagtaacagaaTGCTGGTTGATACATTTCCTCCCTGCTCACATGGCCATTAAAAAGTCTAAAGCAAACACACAACCCTCCCAAAAGCCTATCTGCTGCTTAGTTAAATCTCtaccacaataaaaaaaaaaacacaccatacTGTATTTCGTCTAAACCATGACTTCcacttttaaagttttctgcaatttttaagTACTAGAAGGCTGCTCCTCCTTTCCAAACAGAGCCACAGATGTTCAAAGAAACCTGAATATTTAAAACCACCAGGATTTACAATAAATGCTGACAAAATGCCAGCAGCTTTTCCATGGctcttcttccacctcctgttaataaagctctgctctgcaatAGACTTCACCCAGGAGAAAGGCCTTCCTGCCAGCCTCCAACATGGCAAACTGAAGGTTGCAATATCAAATGAATGCCTGGAGTTAATTCATAATCCTTTGAATTTACTAGGTATTTCTGCCTGGTTTGAAGTagtgtaaagaaagaaatattcaaatagGCTTACTCCCTATCAACAGCTTTCTAAAAATCAGGAGAAAGGCAGATTTCAGAGAACTAggtcaggaaggaaggaaggagaggtaATGCCGTATTGCACCGTTCAAACACACAAGTAAATCCCCCTCTATTAACTCACCCCTCCTCCTGAGGATCTGGAGTCAAGAATCCAAGGCCAGCCTAGAACTTAAGGCTTCCCAGTCAGTGCACTATGctacagctctgccagcacagggGATCAGTACAGTAGATAAATCATTTACTGCATGCCTCTGGAAACcatagcaaaaaaagaaagaaaaaaaaggggaaaaaaaagaatacataaataaaaatatacatgccATTTCACAAAATTGCAAAACAACCTCTGTCCACCAATCTGCCTGCACATCACGTCATAGTCTACACCATCCATTTTGTTTCTGCCCGTTCCAGCAGTTCCAGGAGTACCTTTTACTCCTACCTCAAGAGACCACAAGAATCTTTTTTCCAGGGTGGAACAGAGAGCCCTGCTCCACTCAGGCACAGAAGAACAATTGACAAAAGggcgtgaaaaaaaaaagtgctatttaACTTGTATCGCATGAAGGTTCAGCTTCTGGAAAGCTGAAGACAAATACAGGGTAACAACTTTTAGTTTGTCATTTGCAAAgctcttgctttcctttggtgctagctgctgctcttcattcATGGCCAGCTGGGTTCTGCACTGACCACCACCACTAGTTGTAGAAGCAACTGTAGGAGAGCAGATCAAAAGGACATCGGACGGATGTTGGTGTCCTTTCCACCCAAATAAAGTTAATCAAGAGTACATCCCACACAGGTAATACAGCATTCAATGAGGATGTCTGAAGAAGGTGATTGTCCGAGTGAGTTTCTGTCTACCGTTGCATACACTGAGACCTTCGTGAAAATGAATCTGAGCAATGAAACTATCCAGGTGGTCTGTATTCCACATCAGCACCATCTAAATGAAGAACTGTGGAAAAAAGCAGCCTTCTCTCAGCATCTCCCTTCCCTGCACTGCTATCCTTCAATACAAGGCAGGCAAGAAACACAGGCTCCCTCTTCCACTTTAGATTTACAAGGCACCAAGcacttcactgaaaaaattagaaagaacacaagggtaaaaaataaaaataaaaaaattagctGTCAACTGTGAACAAATAAGCTTAAATATATAATCAGAAAGACATTTAtagaagaaaaccaagaaaCAGCTACAAAagagttcatttaaaaataaaaacaggatttaAACAACCTACTCATTACCCAACTTCCACtttaaaaagcatcaaaagCATGTCAAAccctgttttctttggttttgacAGCAAATGGTTATTTGAAGAAAGTAGGGCAATGACACTAACAAATACTTCTtatattcagtttatttttatatgcagtAACTGCTTAAAATCACAAAAAGAGCTCAAAGAGCCTCTCTCAAAACCCTCTTCCCTTCTTAATTACCTTTTTTTGGTGACTTGACCACTTACACTAGATTTACAAATTCAGCTTACATTCTTACATTTCTAGTATGAAAAGCGCCATAACgactctgaaaaacattttgtaccATCTTTACACACagtcacagaaacagaagagaaaagctcCTTTGTCCCCCTCTGGAGGTCTGCATGCTGGTAGCAATTACAGAAACATGAACTCTGCttgttttccctcctccccccaatTTTACACAAGGCTCAGGACTTCAGACAAACTTCCACTGATGATGTTGACAGAAGTTCTTCCATTGACTTTAGCTGGGAATAAATCAGCCTTTTACTGAGCAGGCTAAGTGCTGAATATCTTCATTGTCTACAGTTTCTCAATTTTATCAGCTACTACAGGAGGTAGAAACTACTTGAAATAAAACTCTTTCCtagagttaaaaaaagaaaatcaagaagaaaGTCTTGTTCACCAccatatgtttattttttaaacaatttacaaataaaaatgttatatttatcCAAGCAAACACATTTAATACTTTAGTCTTTAACAAGCTATACAAATGAGAACCATCACTCTAGAGCTTTTGATAGCACTAGGACCATTCAGGGTAGGCATGCATGTGTCTCTATCACATGAAGCGAGTCCAATTCCTGACACCAGGGTTCTgatcttctgcttcttcagagcTGGTCAGCTGCTGCTAAATGATTTAACACAAATAGTTACTGGATCACAATACAATGAAAGAAAGCCCATTTCAAATCATGTAAGTGACCTCAATATGTCTGGTCCAGGTGTCAGGCCACAGAGCCTTACCGATTAGTCTTCTTCTCCAAAAGCCAGTCGGACAGATTTTCTCCCCTTGCTTACTGATGTGGCATCCAAACACGTGCTTACACAATACAATGAAACAGCTTAAGTACAGATGTAATATAACAGTAATTACAAATCACAAGgacagataaacaaacaaacaaaaaaatcaactcgAATCAcatttcttgcatttcaaacaaaaaaagtaaacaaaaccatgcattacagtttaaagaaattttcagttttagctCTTCTGCAAGTCTCCATTTCCTCAAGTTCTAAATTGCTGTTCTTGAGCTTGTCCCAGAGGTTGGGCTACTCGCAATGCTACTGACAGAAAAAGGGTGAGCTGGAAATCATCGAAGAATGATCAAAGAATAAAAGCccccaaaataaacaacaaagaCGCACGCATTATAAACGAGATATTCCATTTTAATAGCAGAGTGTAGAAAAGAAATTGGCAAAAAATtcacatgaaaaacattttacacaATTAATTATGTACAGAATAAAGTATGTGTCTGGTTTCTGGTGACTGAAGTTTCACTTTAGTCAAGTCCTACCACAGGATGCAAAATGCACCCAAAACCCTCAactggaacaaaacaaacaaaaaaaccataTACATAATCCCAGCTCTGGCTCCACAAATATTGGGGCTGGCTGGGTTCACTTCAACCCACTGGGCTTTCTGCTACGCTTTCAGCGATTCCTGAATTTGTTGTAGCTTCCAAACTACTGTCAGCAGTTTCTGTTTGCTCAGTCTTCTTGCTCTGGATAGTGCAGACTCCTTTGCCTCCTGAGCCACCATCCTTTCCGTGTGTTTCTTTGAGCCCAGGAAGGAAAGTTTCCACACACCCAGATGCCCGACTTTCTGTGCTGCCTCCATCACAGCTCAGTGATGGCATTTCAGCAGCACCACCTTTGCTCTCCTCCACTTGCAGAAGGATCTCAGACACAGGAGAAATGCCCTGCATTTCTAGAACTGGCATGCCCACTTCTGTACTGTCGCTTTTTGAGGACTGCAATCCGCGCTGCGACACAGCTGTTTGAGAAACTTGGGTGCAAAGTTTATCTTCCCGAGTACCTGAAGTCAATGCAGCAACATCAGTAATTTCTGTTTCATCCACTGGTTTTCCAATGTCCACCTTGCTAATTTTGCTGGACTCCAGCCTAATGGATGCAACAGCTTCTAGTTTTGAGACTTCTTCCATATTCTTATGTAAAAGTCCTGCTGAAAGGATACCGAGGTGTTCACACTTTCCCTTAGTATTTGCCAAATTGGTATCAGTGCTTTTGACCTCGAGCTCTGCCTTCTCAGACGGAGTCTCATTGCATTTCACATTGTCTGATCTCAAGGAATCTTTCTTGTGATCCACACTAACATTTGGAGAGAGACTTTCAGATTGCTCAGTTTTAAATCCTGAATGAGCAGTATTCAGACAGAAGTCACTGTTGGCTGCTGAGGTTCTTACAAcctcacactttttttctagGGAGTGGACAGCTTCTTCTGTAAGATGCCCCACATGCACATCTGCTGATAAAGCAATTGCTGACTCTTGGACAAGATCAGAGCAAGTCCTAGAAAATCCTGCAGTCCCTACTTCTTTCGCATCTCTCTTAGCAAAAATATCATCTAAGATTACATCAGATCCAGTGTGtcctaatgattttttttcaacttcaaCTACTAATTCTACACTGGATCTAAGTTCAACAATGTTTGCTGAGCAGGCATTGACTAACCATGCAACCCCTTGCCTTTGGGTTTGGTTATGTAATACTGCACGGCCTGAAGGTTCAGGTCTTATCTTTTCTTGTGCTTCTGATGTGCTATTTCTAGTTTCTGTGTCGGTGAGACATGTCTCTGGCTGTATCTCTGTGAATTCTGAAGTACAAATTTTATTAGAACcacttttcatttctatatTTGGAGTACTGGATAGTTCCCAACCACTTTCAGAACAAGAACTGGTTGTCATGACCTGTTCTTCTCCATTACTGGTTCTGGAAGTGTCACATTCACCAGGACTTCTTGCCAATTCCGAAATCTTATTTTGGGTTTCTGAAATCCGAGGAGTTTCACCACGGACTCCTGGCTGAGGTACTTCCAAAGCTACACTGTTCAGTTTTGCATCTTTTAAGGGGGTATCAGTAGAATTCTGCTCTGTCATTACTGctactaaaacattttcttttgaagtgttttgagAACCACAGAGCAACTGTGGACTATCAGTTTTTGAAGCAGTTCTACTGCTATCACTTAATTTTTCCTCTACCAAATGGGAATTTCCCAAAGTTTGAATTTCATTCCGTGTTTCAGGTAATAAAGTCTTTGGGTGTTCTAAGCTAAGCTCAGGCTTTACTGCATTTActtctttcatctcttcatATTTCTCTAGAGTGCCAGGAACATTTGTCTTAGTAACTGCAGTTTTATTTGTGTCATCCTGTCCAGCTTTTCCTTGGACTTCCGTTTTCTGCAGATCACAGaattcctgcctgcctgcttgctCTCTGCTTGCTACATCCACAAGTCCCATTTCTGTAGGCATCTGGACACCAGaagcagtttttgtttctggCAATTCTGTGACTGACCTTTCCGACAGCTGAGGCTGAAGTGTCTTCTTGTTCATTTCAGCCGGATTCTCACCAAGAACCCAACTGCCCGCTACTTGAGTATTACACTGCCAAGAATCCTCCTCTTTCGATTTAGTCTGAACGTCTGCTGAAAGTGTCTGGAATTTTTGACCTCGGTCCTTCTGAATGCCATTTTCAATGTCAGTGCTCATTTCAGAATGAGGTACTGAAGTTTGCTGAGTAACCgttttctccatttctgagCCTCTCTTAGCTGAGAGGACCTGGCTAACTTCAGTAGCCACATTCTGATCCTCTTTAAAGGAGGATGAGCTATTACTTGCTCTAGGGTTTGCAGGTAAATCTGCCGGTTTTGCAAGGTTAGAGTTTTCTCCATTTGGAAGCGCAGAACTTGCAAGCTTGCTGTCAGCTGAACCCTTTCCACCACTACTGTAGAAAATATCATAAAGATCTTTAGCATTGGCTGTGGCCAGGCAAGAGTTTCGTTTCTCTACCTTTTTCGCCTGTTCACTAAAAGCAGTtgaaggtggtggtggtggagggggCCTCACGAGCATTGCCAGCATTGTCTGTTCACTTTCAGACACACCTGGCGCTACTTCATCTGCAGGGATGACAGCTGCCTGCTGGACTGCGGGTAGAAGGGGAGGGTGAGGTGGTATATCAGAAGTCTGAGAAGactcatttttctctgctgctttcaaatCCTCCTCTGACCCCTTTAAAATTACCTCCTCTCCTCCAAAAGCTTTTGAGATGATATCGGGAGGCAGCAGAAGATCTGTATTGGTTTCTTTTACCACAGGCAGTGGCTTGGTGGTAGCTCCAGAGGATTTTATGGATAAAAAGGTGTTCAAAGGTGGTGGTTTACTAACTGTTGCGGTAGTAGATTTCCTGAAAATCATGGTGGGGACTGGCAGATTGGGTAGAATTTTTGCTTGGGTTGATGTGGAAACAACTGGTGTCCATGGGCTAGTGTGTGGGATAACAGTTTTCCCAGACAGCTTGATTTCTATGGGCTTGGCATGGAGTTTCCCAGACTGACATTTATTCTCCTCTTTGATTCCTTCCACACCCTCCTCCTTCGGAATAGCTACTCCTAGGCCTTTATCCTCCCTCTCAgtctttttccagctgaattTCCCAAAGGACATCTGACTTGATTCCTTTTTAGgttcctccttcttttcttcttttttctcctccttctcttccttcttcagctTAAGCTTGATACCCATTTTTCGCCCAGAAGAATCTATTTTGCCTTGAGTTTCATTTGCCCCTTCTCCAAGCTCCGGGATgttctttgtttcctctttctttattatttttggtttcttctcatccttctcttctttctgtttctcgACCAGTTTCCGCTTCAGCTCACTCTGCCGCCTGCGCTCTGTTTCCAGAACTACAGCCAATCCAGCCTGACGGTCTAGATTTCTCCTCTCTTCATAGAGTGGGTTTTCATCTATgtatttctgtggaaataaatgGCACAATTTTAGCAACTGGTTCCAGGAGGAAATAAATCAATTCAGCTCTGTTACAGTTTTGCCTTGTTACATAAGTGCCATCTCAACACTGAGAGAGCAGAGAATTTCTTCCTACCAAAAAAACGAGATGCTACAAACTCCACATTCTGTAGTTTAATGCGAATTGAGTGGTGGCTTACAGCAGAGCTGTCGCTCTACTTAAGAGTGAAAATCAACACTGGGACTTGAACGCAATTTAACCTCATGTGGATGAAAGATTAGTCTCTATGTAGTGGGAAGTTCCGCTCAGTTTATTCAGTACAATATAGTGAAGGTAACCAAATACATACACATCAAGTCAAATGtaattcttcaggaaaagaagacagagcaaATAGAAGCTAACAAAAGGAATAACACACTCCTGGTACACCAGTTACGAACCTTGTACTTCTCATTGTGGGGATGACTTTTCacatgctgctctgctgagatTTGATCTCCAAAAAATTCATGACAGAGCTGGCAATAATATCCAGTGATGGGAATCAGAAACTCAGAGCCTGGAAAGGCCGAAGAAAACaatcagagaaacaaaatttcaaagATGCCAAGTTCTTAACAGAGCCAAATAAACATATGAAAGAATAACAGCAAAACCTCCAGCAATGTTCCTGTTCACACTTTTGAAGCAGATAATGGTGCTCTCCTTACGCTTACAGTATGGTAAACACCACTACCAGGAACAATCACGTAAAGTGAAGAAGCTTGATTAGTATGattcaaaaaattattttagtgctCTTCATATAGCTATCCTCTATAGCTATAGCTCTTCATAGCTCTTCAAAGCTATCCTCTATCCAAATAAGTTAATACTTCCTACAGTATTTATCTATTTACCATCTTTGTGGTGTAGTCTGCTCAAATTCTAAACACCTGGCTTATAAAAAGAACACAAGCATTTCCactgaagttcaacaagacTGCACCCCTGGGCCTACAGAACCTGCTGCAGTTATCTAACACACTGCAGATCCTCTCTTGGGCAGACACTACTAAAACTACTGAACAAACTGAGATTGATCACCAGCAGGCCTATTTAATCATTGCATTGACTGAATGTAAATCATTGATTTGCATTGAGTCAGATTTTAAATCCTATATGAATTTACAAATGACTTATAGCCCCTTCCATATTGCTTTTTCACATTCTCTGTACTCGCACCGCACCAAACACTCATCAGTAATTCTTCAGAGACACCTTTACACAAAATGTACTGAATCGAAGAGTCTGTTACAAGACTGTGTGGAGTATTCCACAAGATCTGCTCAAACACAGCAAGCCTTTGTGGTCATATTCTGAACCAAAATCTAATGTTAGCAAAAATCACTTCAGAACTACACTGGAAAAAAGTCACCcagtattcaaaataaaaactaaatcctaaagagaaaagaaggaaccTCTTCTATGTTTTCCTATACTCTTGCTCCATGActtttttcacaagaaaatcaaatgaTCTGCCATTGACCTAACAATACAGTATCTATATGTGCTCCTGTAACTAGGTAAAgttttgaaataatgttttgaaattcCTTTCTCTGAGTCACTGGAACCTGCTGGAGGGCTAAGGGAGAAGAAAcccaagtttttaaaaaaataacataccTTTGGCAGGAACAGTTATCTTATCGATGCGTTTTATGGAGTCTTGTTTGGTCTCACTCTGGGTCTTCGAAGCCCAAGGTCTGTTGTAAGGATCCAGGGTCTATTTGCACAGTGA
The Cygnus olor isolate bCygOlo1 chromosome 3, bCygOlo1.pri.v2, whole genome shotgun sequence genome window above contains:
- the ZNF318 gene encoding zinc finger protein 318 codes for the protein MYRSGSGRSGPSSSSSSHRLKESGSAGPRASRSGTSGPGPGRGRPPPPPPPPAAASAAASPPRCASPRPPPPPPPPPPRRHRSPSGHRGASRRSPSPHRSRRLPSPPGGAGGPGGGRGGRRGSEHGDGSGRRRSPSLRSESSLEQSLRITVGNDRYCIGTPERRRLPDRLGSPIDNLSDRDDMADGPIFTRGLSCSRGLERYPSHEDQPSSPFIMRHDEDYRNRDVFLHRSDYSPHYGRREELPRGSDRDGDKLRKSSYPSRPEERGREIKRPRYEKDEKMHGVSGEHQGFSSGTRNYRRRSRSRSRSPSPSYLNEEFRELDRARRKREEEERSRNLNHDVSGSGYVIPGLTNALQTSEPRYTYRPEEIPSMPKKSILKKRVEMEVESPIQPEGFSSSPAPSKDLPLLSSHSSLPQSNSTAPFASEVENFLKRFNKDSVVESANKELRDGLYEWSPLSGAPKDAFTFEEKFGSFLSHKEKIEAKSEPADRHTDFLLPHERASQDGSGFSRILGMMADSVSAQEKRRRSFPDIEDEEKFLYGDEDEDTKTESLPVQKPPVSCGNEIISQKVSPPPTPAPAVKLDPLEEPNAEYAKIHDLLKTIGLDIGVAEIGKLAVRTQERLHGKKLASRSPDRRSADLRRLDHWDLRRSRSDTRSPESGQQRSASPAISFQQSKDASSLQKSEYAKNKPVGQDIPPCAPEQPLPPVSLIPSVPPAPANLPPTPTSVSQYQIPNYSQFTATQMPQNYPPPTMAPPGYDAYGHYMAYAAPGWPMYPPTQQPNPTLPEAHGLLTMAMSANPTRPNLRVIETVSMGKNVPDLKRDGSVLVHVPTTPAHSKVPLRLSSHNLKSTTEKMSDEKNRAAQKQKVIEEREKLKNEREARQKKLYYLKTELDRLRKQQGEMLRKKRREKDGHKDPLLVEVNRLQENIMKEISELHKESDAAEKKQSELDKVAQILGINIFEKPRKPSVETKDSSEKNSKSENAKGVEKASSSNKESKPTNEKSRGRSPKPAESSTQSSKHPFQLANIYEYYDAGNHWCKDCNTICGTMFDFFTHMHNKKHRQTLDPYNRPWASKTQSETKQDSIKRIDKITVPAKGSEFLIPITGYYCQLCHEFFGDQISAEQHVKSHPHNEKYKKYIDENPLYEERRNLDRQAGLAVVLETERRRQSELKRKLVEKQKEEKDEKKPKIIKKEETKNIPELGEGANETQGKIDSSGRKMGIKLKLKKEEKEEKKEEKKEEPKKESSQMSFGKFSWKKTEREDKGLGVAIPKEEGVEGIKEENKCQSGKLHAKPIEIKLSGKTVIPHTSPWTPVVSTSTQAKILPNLPVPTMIFRKSTTATVSKPPPLNTFLSIKSSGATTKPLPVVKETNTDLLLPPDIISKAFGGEEVILKGSEEDLKAAEKNESSQTSDIPPHPPLLPAVQQAAVIPADEVAPGVSESEQTMLAMLVRPPPPPPPSTAFSEQAKKVEKRNSCLATANAKDLYDIFYSSGGKGSADSKLASSALPNGENSNLAKPADLPANPRASNSSSSFKEDQNVATEVSQVLSAKRGSEMEKTVTQQTSVPHSEMSTDIENGIQKDRGQKFQTLSADVQTKSKEEDSWQCNTQVAGSWVLGENPAEMNKKTLQPQLSERSVTELPETKTASGVQMPTEMGLVDVASREQAGRQEFCDLQKTEVQGKAGQDDTNKTAVTKTNVPGTLEKYEEMKEVNAVKPELSLEHPKTLLPETRNEIQTLGNSHLVEEKLSDSSRTASKTDSPQLLCGSQNTSKENVLVAVMTEQNSTDTPLKDAKLNSVALEVPQPGVRGETPRISETQNKISELARSPGECDTSRTSNGEEQVMTTSSCSESGWELSSTPNIEMKSGSNKICTSEFTEIQPETCLTDTETRNSTSEAQEKIRPEPSGRAVLHNQTQRQGVAWLVNACSANIVELRSSVELVVEVEKKSLGHTGSDVILDDIFAKRDAKEVGTAGFSRTCSDLVQESAIALSADVHVGHLTEEAVHSLEKKCEVVRTSAANSDFCLNTAHSGFKTEQSESLSPNVSVDHKKDSLRSDNVKCNETPSEKAELEVKSTDTNLANTKGKCEHLGILSAGLLHKNMEEVSKLEAVASIRLESSKISKVDIGKPVDETEITDVAALTSGTREDKLCTQVSQTAVSQRGLQSSKSDSTEVGMPVLEMQGISPVSEILLQVEESKGGAAEMPSLSCDGGSTESRASGCVETFLPGLKETHGKDGGSGGKGVCTIQSKKTEQTETADSSLEATTNSGIAESVAESPVG